The sequence aaaaagacaTGAACAACATAATGTGAATAATTGAGATTGTCATCCCTTCTTCAGCAAACTCAGATTAGAACGTGAAGGAAATATTCAGGCACAGGGCAAACAGAAGTCAGTCAGACAACTTTGCTCTGCCATTGATGCAGTTCAGTTTTGTCCTCTAAAATCATCAGCCTGGGGAACACAGCAGCTGTTTCTGtgtgtaatataaaaaatttaaccgCCTGCAGAAACAACAAAATGTTAGTGCATCCTGGATATGCAGACCAGGAGTAATCTTTCAGCTTTATTGGACGTACAACATCGAACCCCTTTTAAGACATCTTTGTTGACAGATTTTAGTTCAATTCGAAGGAGCGACTCAAATACCATTTTAAGGAAACAAAGGGACGAAGAGGAGTCCTGTTGTCTCTGGGATACCCATCATCAAGTTAAGATTTTGTAATGCCTGACCGGAAGCTCCTTTCACAAGATTATCAATCTGCGTGTCAGAAACAGAGGTTTTCAGGTATGTAATCCAAATGGAGCAAGTGTTCAACACTATGAAGGAGGAAtcaatttagtaataaaacCAAACTTACAACGGAGATAATTATTGCTCTTCCAGGGATCCGATCAGGAAATACGTTTATCAAGCAGTAATTGGATCCTCTAACATGTCGAGTATGAGGGACTTCGTTCTTTCCTAACAAAACAATGAATTCTTCTTTCTGTGGAAATTAGAGGCACAAGAGTTATAGTCAACTGATCATCCTCGCAAGATAAAAAGACAAAtgataaactataaaattctCACGGCACATTTCTAGAAGAATAATGCTACATTGTTTATCATTCTTCCTTGGGACAATAAAATCAACTGTGAAAACACACCACAggaatatatcaaaattgcTTTATATATCCAATAGTGAGGTATTCAGATGTGTTGAGTTTGTTAGCCTTCTTCTTTGTCATATTCTTTTAGGTAACTTTCTTTTGACTGAacagggggggggggggaggcgCCCCTCTTTTTTGTTACAANNNNNNNNNNNNNNNNNNNNNNNNNNNNNNNNNNNNNNNNNNNNNNNNNNNNNNNNNNNNNNNNNNNNNNNNNNNNNNNNNNNNNNNNNNNNNNNNNNNNNNNNNNNNNNNNNNNNNNNNNNNNNNNNNNNNNNNNNNNNNNNNNNNNNNNNNNNNNNNNNNNNNNNNNNNNNNNNNNNNNNNNNNNNNNNNNNNNNNNNNNNNNNNNNNNNNNNNNNNNNNNNNNNNNNNNNNNNNNNNNNNNNNNNNNNNNNNNNNNNNNNNNNNNNNNNNNNNNNNNNNNNNNNNNNNNNNGGGATGTTTTTTTTGACGgagaaggggggggggggggaatgcAGCCTACTTTTATGATCAAACAAGAAATCTTAACAATCTTTGACTAACAATCCCTGGTTTTCGGATGGCTCAGCCAGTACGAAAGGAGCTTCTAGTATATGATTATGATCATTATGCGCCTGATAAATGACATTGATAAATCGATGGTATCAAATGTTGACTACCAGTAGTGAAATAAAGCATTTACCTCATAAAAATGCCTTAAATGGTGATATAGATCTTCAGTAGATGCTCCGGGGGCCATTTCCACATATATAGTTGATTGCATACCACGGCTCTTTAAGATAATAGAAGTGAATATAAGATTGATAATTGCTGTATCAAACTTCATTAATCTTGGTGCAGCTGTATTACCATTGGCATTAAGTGTGGGGTAAAGCTGACAGTAACTTTTGATTTTGCAGCCTCTGATAATCCTTGTTCGATTTCTGGCACTGGAATCACCAATTGGAAACAAGTTACTCCTTTTCATAGTCTGGGAATGATGCCTAAAGTGGGCTTGGCTTCTATGTGAAATATCAAATCAGAACCCTCATAACTTGTTTCTATACATGCCAGCAAGAAAGTAGGCCAATTCTCATGTCATAATGTCCGAAAATGAGTGGGCAGCTCATAACCTCCATATACAGATTACCTTTGCCCAATCTCTGAAGATTGTCTTACTGTTTTTACAATAGTGAAAGTCTTGCCAGAAGTACAGACTGCatgctatttttatttacttaccatGACGATGCCTGGTTACACCATAAGAATGTATTCCTTCAGCTATTTCTGTGTACAAATTAGCTTCCTTAGCTCCACGCCCTGCATTGAAAAAGTTCCAAAAATTAATCGGTCGCAGCAaacaaccttttttttttttaaaaaaaaaattattattgcaaAGGGTTGCCAGAAGGCTGTCCACAAAGTTCAGACCTGCTCCACTAACACCAGATTTTGAGTCAATAATGATACTCTTCATTTCAATGAGATTGGCCTGTAACAAGGGGAAGGGAACAGGATAAGTACTGCTGTTATGTAACTTATGTTAAAAAGGATCTTGTTTTAGACTGAATAATTCAAGCTCTCCCTAGTTAGGCCTGGTTGTGCAAGATGATCCATGGTTTATTGCAAGATACAGCATATTAGATTACCATCCCTTATTAGCAACTTATGACATACATGCAACTAGATATgcagatatttcaaataagtACATAGAACCAACCTTTATCAAGGGGATAAGTGGAAGCTGAATAGAAGTTGGATAACAGCCAGGATTTGCAACTAGGCGTGCATTTTGGATCTCAGGTCGACATATCTCAGTCAAGCCATATACAGCTTCTTTCTGCATTTACCAGCATAATAGACTTAGGTGCTgtatcttcttttcttttttctttgtcccAATTTTTAAGTGTTTGAGGAAGAAGGTAACAGTCGTAAACTCAAACCTCTTCACAAATCATTGCGATACATTATAAGTGCTCAAACCAGAACCTTATGAAATAACACCATATTGGAAGTTCATTGATTGATCAGgacacaagaaaaaattcaacctGTAATTCCTGCGCCCTATGAGGCTGACCATACCATTCCTCGTACTCAGCAACATCTTGGAGCCGAAAGTCCTACATAACCATCAATATGACTTTGATAGGCATGAGTCacagaaaacaaacattacaaaaaagaTATACACATTATGCAAAACAAGACATAGCATTCCTAGGATCTTGGAACTAGGAGAAGAACGACCAGAAGTCAAGAAGCCGAAAATACCGCAGATAGATCAACGATTTTCAAACTACTCGGCAGACCTTTGATAATTTCCTgccaaaacaagaaatattacTTCTTCTGTACAAATAGCAATAACTGTGATTACATATCAAATGTATGAAACAGGGTATTAGGAAATACAAACCAGAATAATTGCAACTGCATCAAACCAACAGGCTCAGAATGTAGGAGTATGCAAATAGATAGAAAAGAACCTGAGTCGTCCCATGAGGCAAACAACAGAATACAGCATCAACAGTGGAAAAATCTGCATCCTTAACAGCAACCATATCCGGCAAATCCTGtagaatcatatatattaaaaaattttgaatatcaCCTAACAACAACCGAAAAAGCAATACCAAAGTTGGGCTACTGGTAAACTTGAGATGTTTGACGATGGGGCATAATGAAAaaggttaaataaattaaaaaattagatgcaGTTAAGaggaaaacataaaaagaaagcCAGTGCAACCAAtgaataagagaaaaaaatgaaaaggcaagaaattattacacaaaagaTGGTGCAATTTCATTCACAAGCACGACACAGTAGACATACTTGTCTGACCAAATGAGGAAACACTGATCCAATCGATTGGCCAGCTTTCCTATCTGCCGTCATCAGGGTTATTTGATAGTTCGGATGACTTGCAAGAAGTCTAATTATCTGCAGCCAAAAGACAACCACTTAAAATCTAGACTCGCAAGAACAAAGTCAAACAgcaaaaatttacagaaagaaaaataagtctTAACAATAAACACAACATCAGAATCAGGTCTTTAGAACACTCCAAACACACACTTGTTCACACAGAATCTGAGGTGCTGTTCGAACTAATGGCCTATGGCTTGGAAGAAACTAGACCACTAAGCTCGTAAGGCCCAAGCATGCATCATACGATCAGAACAAAATAATTCTGAACATGGCACCGGTAATAATCCACTGTAAACAGACATTACAGAAAAGGTATGTAGAGGAATGCTACCTCCGAACCAGTGTATCCACTGGCCCCAAGCACACCAATTCGGAACTTCTCCGACCTCTGGGTCTTAATCTCTATGTTTTGTGGTACTGATTTAGCAACAGAAGCTCTAACACAAAGCTTCTTAACCATTGAATTCTTGACTCCGTCCTACAAAAGTTAATTGATAAGTCACATTATTCATCACTAATCGCAACAAACTAGAAAAACCCACGAACCAAATTCTTTACATGAATAAAACATAAGTTAATacataaacaacaaaaagagaatGATACAATCCAGTTTTGCAGGAGGAAGAGTTAGACCATTTTGACTATTTACCTGGTATTTGACGAAGCAGCCTCCATCAATGCAGATTGAGTTCAAAGAGGATAAAGAACCCATCACGGAGAAAAATACCTAAACAacgaagaaatcaaaattaaactggagaaaataaaaagggtTCAACTTGAAGAGCACCTGGGAGCCTTGAAGCTGAAATTATGTGTCCGTTAATTCGGGCACCACGAGTAGTGCTACTTTTCGAACTAGAGTCGCATTTATGGTGGTGTTTTTCATCCGTATAAgcttaattttagttcaaatattaaagaacAATAGGAAAAGAAACCGTAGACACAGTCGTGGGTCGATATGTGGGCTTCACAGTTTGTATACACATCATTTGGACCAGCCCAACAACAGGCCCAAACCAAGATTACTAATACCAATGAGATTAATTATCTGGTCAAGCCCAATCCAATAACAACCAACAATCTCAATAATAAGCCCAAGTCCCAATCTcaataataaacttattttgaaaGTCATTTGCCTCTGAATGCATTCATTCAGAGGTATTTTGTAATCTTATTAAATCTTGTTatgatattttagaaatttagaATTTCCGACATAAAGAAGAGGGATTTTTGTTGGGACAGGGAGGAAAGAAGAAGATCTCAAGGAGAGGGGAGAAGGAAAATATGTAAAGTAACCCTATACTTCTTTTCATCGACCCGATagtttttacaaaaatattattcttaacCTACAGGTCGAGTAGGGTTCCGAACTATCCGACCCGAATACCACCTCTAAGTATGATACTAAAATTCTTCAGCTTtcaagtaatttttaattagacGAAAAGAAATCAATGAGCCATAGTTTAGTTGGGCAAAACTAAGGCCCCATAATTATAAGTCTATGAGTTTGAATTCCACCAATATATGAATTGTTATTCTACTAATTTAAtaggaggataaattacagCTACCTCTTctaaagtttgacataattataaatatttcatcgttgtttgaaaaattataaataccctcccGATTCTAACGTTCATGTAACTTCGAGCATAttccattaaattttcatcaatttttttttatattatttcaaatatattctttttaaaataaatcagcAAGGGTAAAGTACTCATTTTTACCTCACTGTCTAAagactacataattattttcatttgagaggagtatttgtaatttttcaaacaacgaaaaggtattcataattatatcaaatatgagGAGAGACAGTTGTAATTTACACTAATAGTAATCATATGTCtacttcaaataataattttaatgattgacacgataataaaattgtaatcgatttacttaaacaaaaaaacaaattaaatgaaaagaaagtgAGTGGATGCACCAATTAACACGGACTCTTAACATGATTTCACAATCTTtacaaaatcttataaaataaggaGGAAAAATGGTATTGGCGGCTGATCAATCTTCCAATCAGGTGCCTAAACACACCACTTGTCACATGTTAATCAATTGTCATTAATACAGAAATGTGTGTGGTAGCAAAAAGCAatgattcatttaaataataccAATGCAAATAATCAATAACCATTTAAATCCTactactatttttctttttacttcaATTCAAAGGAACGACGTCGACGTGTACGGAAACTTTGTGCTCCATAATTGGAATGGGAATATGCCTTTCTTCCTGCCTGTAGGAAAacacgtttctttctactacTGTTGcgcttttttctattttgttttttggaattaattacGATATTGTGGGGTATCTAAGATAGACATAATGAATAATGCTTACAATCAAGGCAAGATTCGTGAGTGAACAATATGCATAATCAAAGCCAGAAGGCATAGGCCCTGCCCCACATTGTTctctcattattttataattaaataaaagaatattatactGATTTGAACTCGTTGTAGTTACCATATCTAAGAAAATTCAAGCtacaaattagtttttttaattgaatattataaatgttgCCCATTTTTGTTATTGCACTCTTATTAATGTACTTGATACTTATCtggattttgtagaaataggGGTTAATACTTctaatattcttaaaaatatcaaataattaacctgtaaaataaaaattagtattttaatgtttaaatGGGTAgacaattttgagaaaaataaagcaagaaCACTAAGTAATATTATGAGAATTTTAGCAAGTTTGTTGGTAGAATGTGTAGAGATCGTGGGGAACATGCTTGCAATAGTAAATCTTGCTGAGAAATCAGTGTTGAtgagatgaaaaattaaatcgtGTATGAGGGTCAAAGTGACCTTGAAAAAACATGCTAGCTTTTTTGATCTAtctaaacttttatttatagaagCAGGATGAGATAAATGAGGAGGTTGTTAGAGCTTTGTTAAGATATCTTGGATCTTTTTGGATGTTTGTTTTTCCATAATATAGTTGGTCTAGTTGTATGTCACATCATTCGCGTCCTACATCACCAGTAACATAATCTGCCACATTAGTAAAGAAGTAGCCAATAAATGAGGGAATGTTTACTTgtgatcaattttatttagcaATCTAGTCTACAATTGTCATTTGTCATTACAAAACGTTCCTATGAGTAACGTGTAATTTGAGGTGTGAAATATAGTTGACGTGCCCACTGGGCCTTCGGTCATCAAATGCACACTGGTGTCGTCCTGATCGCATTGAACTTGCAAGAAGAATACACCATGCATTGAATTGATTAGGTATCGACATCTCATAATACACTCACATATAGGTAACAAAATTTACATGGGATGGCATTCAGATTCTTGACATCCATAGAAATcttttttacacaaatcaagtttagttgaatcgaaacaatcacaaaataagtgtaatataattatcatgtgattgattattttttttaaattgtacaccAGTCATATACACAACAAGTGTATTaaacttgtcatataattaatttaagttgaAGCAAAGGCAACGTGAGGTAGAATTTGTGATTAAAGATGGAATAGGGGCAAAGAAGAGGGATAAGGCTCAAATTGACTTGTTCCAAAGTAATAACAAAGTCACTTTCACAATATGAAATATAGACAGTAgtccaataaataatactagCCATAAGCCATTCCTTATCTGAGATTACTCCTCTCAAACCTCAATTATTTGCAAGTGTGAGTTTGTATTTTGTGTGGGTATGTGGGAGGGCGCTATTGTTTATTATAAAACTTGTCCCTTGAGAGTTCAAAAGGCCAGATACACCCTCTCTCTGTACCAGCCCTAAtcactataaataccccaagaACACATCATTTCTGTGGAGGAAAATACGcggaaaatagaagaaaaacagCTACCCATCTagacagaaaataaaagcagaATCACCATACGTACGTACATAGATTTGGAGTGATTGAAATGCAGAAGCTGGAAATGTGCTTACAACTGTTGAAGCTTGCAGTGGAGTTCGCGATGGCGTTTGTGGAAGCGGTTGGGTCTGTATTTAACCAGACCACTTCTCCTGCTTCTGCAAATCCTAATCGCGCAGTTTCCGTTCCATACATCGGCATCGTTccttgattattattattattttttggtttgagAGGAAATGTCATGTATATTTGCCCTTTTTCTTAATaccatttttatgttttttcttctgtttGCTCATGAAATTCATCGAGAATCAAGAAGGGATAGTGATGTATACGtgcctttttttcttttttggaagTGAGGTGATCTTCATATGAATAGAGAGAGTTGTGTTCTGGAGTCGATAAATCTGTGCAGAAGGAAATTTGAAGAAAGTTGGGATTTGATCTGATTGGTTTCTGGTAAATAATGCAGTAACAGAAATCTGGTTAGAAAGCTCTACCTCATGCTATAGCAGAACAAGTGCCATAAATCATTGAActatacaaatcaaatttattgtaattatcgtataattgattcaaattgagataaatcaatctaaattagaattttttatggacttcAGAGTTGAAAGGGAGAGAAGCAtggaaattttgagaatgagGCAGTCAGTCAATCAGGATgtctcaaaaaatataatattaattaaaaaaaaaaaagaagatctattttaaatttaattataaaaatcatgagGTTTTGCAGTAACTATTATATTGTTAGGACACCATCCATTcttaattcaaaattgaaataacatTGCTGGGCTTCCAAGAAACGTGATGTTGGACCGTTTTCGATACCAAGAATTGACTTTGTATATTACTGGTAatgcaaatatttaattagtctttACGAGATTTGcatggttaattattattattattattttctgagTAATCCATAATCTTGGCAGATGCTAGTGATCGGATACGCCCCTTCAAAATAATACCATAGCATGATTCTGGAATAATTCTGCATCTCTTTGTTCTAGTAGGTGGATGAGATGGTAATCTTATCTACGTCTTtctaaaataatgcaaaattcaattattttgacaaGTCAGAAACAGctctattataaaaattatataaatgacCACTTTATTTGCATGGACGCATACaagaataaattgatttacatTTGTTgttccaaaaaatacaacaatgtATATTTTAAGTGATTTTAGGATGATTGCTACTCTAAATGCAATGGACACATCTCAATTCTTCAAGACTAACCTATAAAATATACCACGATTAGAACTACACAGAAAAAGGCCCAGACTATCCAATACATAAGTTAGTAAATTctagaaaacaaattgaatatCATAACAAGAATAGAGTAGcaaaagttatattttgataCATAAAGAACAACTATTTATAGAATTTGTCCAATTGTACGATTACACATGAGCTATTGATCACAAAATGTTACAATGGTAACA comes from Sesamum indicum cultivar Zhongzhi No. 13 linkage group LG10, S_indicum_v1.0, whole genome shotgun sequence and encodes:
- the LOC105172856 gene encoding probable N-acetyl-gamma-glutamyl-phosphate reductase, chloroplastic, producing MGSLSSLNSICIDGGCFVKYQDGVKNSMVKKLCVRASVAKSVPQNIEIKTQRSEKFRIGVLGASGYTGSEIIRLLASHPNYQITLMTADRKAGQSIGSVFPHLVRQDLPDMVAVKDADFSTVDAVFCCLPHGTTQEIIKGLPSSLKIVDLSADFRLQDVAEYEEWYGQPHRAQELQKEAVYGLTEICRPEIQNARLVANPGCYPTSIQLPLIPLIKANLIEMKSIIIDSKSGVSGAGRGAKEANLYTEIAEGIHSYGVTRHRHVPEIEQGLSEAAKSKVTVSFTPHLMPMSRGMQSTIYVEMAPGASTEDLYHHLRHFYEKEEFIVLLGKNEVPHTRHVRGSNYCLINVFPDRIPGRAIIISVIDNLVKGASGQALQNLNLMMGIPETTGLLFVPLFP